From a single Terriglobales bacterium genomic region:
- a CDS encoding heterodisulfide reductase-related iron-sulfur binding cluster — MATSAQPAASNFAGSDRPTWELYSVCIHCGLCLNHCPTYRVLGLEADSPRGRIYQVLQADSGRLAIGDSFVTHIDRCLDCRACETACPSDVEYGRIVERARAQIEQHYRRPWLTRRMRRYVFSTVLGDYRVLARWGHRLRWCQRSGLEKFVRATGILKLLGLAEIQALAPRIDEDFFFAEIGRTFPPEGEPRGRVAFLAGCISSVAFAELNRATVRVLTCNGVEVSVPEGQGCCGALHAHAGFREEARSLARRNIDAMLDDRFDAIVTNAAGCGSTLKEYDDLLAEDSDYAERAKRFAAKVKDVTEFLAELGLRPPAKKLAARVTYQDPCHLAHGQKIRSAPRELLRAAGAELVEMPHSDHCCGSAGIYNVIENQLSMQILDAKMEDVASVPAEVIATANVGCMLQLRVGVQRRGLKMDVKHVVELLDAAY; from the coding sequence GTGGCTACCAGCGCCCAACCCGCAGCGTCGAACTTCGCCGGCTCCGACCGTCCGACCTGGGAGCTCTACTCGGTCTGCATCCACTGCGGGCTTTGCCTGAACCACTGCCCCACATATCGCGTGCTGGGGCTGGAGGCGGATTCGCCCCGCGGCCGCATCTATCAGGTGTTGCAGGCGGATTCGGGACGGCTGGCGATCGGCGACTCCTTCGTCACCCACATCGACCGCTGCCTCGACTGCCGCGCCTGCGAGACCGCCTGCCCCTCCGACGTCGAGTACGGACGCATCGTGGAGCGCGCCCGCGCGCAGATCGAGCAGCACTACCGGCGGCCGTGGCTCACGCGCCGGATGCGCCGCTACGTCTTCAGCACGGTCTTGGGGGACTATCGCGTGCTCGCACGCTGGGGGCACCGGCTGCGCTGGTGTCAACGCTCGGGACTGGAGAAGTTTGTGCGCGCCACCGGGATCTTGAAGCTTCTCGGATTGGCGGAGATCCAAGCGCTCGCCCCGCGCATCGACGAGGATTTCTTCTTCGCCGAGATCGGGAGAACCTTTCCGCCCGAGGGTGAGCCGCGCGGGCGCGTGGCCTTTCTCGCGGGATGCATCTCAAGCGTCGCCTTCGCCGAGCTGAACCGGGCGACCGTGCGCGTCCTCACCTGCAACGGCGTCGAAGTCTCGGTGCCCGAGGGGCAGGGCTGCTGCGGCGCGCTGCACGCGCACGCCGGCTTCCGCGAAGAGGCCCGCTCGCTCGCACGCCGCAACATTGATGCCATGCTCGACGACCGCTTCGACGCCATCGTCACCAACGCCGCCGGCTGCGGCTCGACGCTCAAGGAGTATGACGACCTGCTTGCCGAGGACTCGGACTACGCTGAGAGGGCCAAGCGCTTCGCGGCCAAGGTGAAAGACGTGACCGAATTCCTGGCGGAGCTCGGTCTGCGTCCACCGGCGAAGAAGCTCGCCGCGCGCGTCACCTACCAGGACCCCTGCCACCTCGCCCATGGCCAGAAGATCCGCTCCGCGCCGCGCGAACTGCTGCGCGCCGCTGGGGCCGAACTGGTCGAGATGCCGCACTCCGACCACTGCTGCGGCTCGGCCGGAATCTACAACGTCATCGAGAACCAGCTTTCCATGCAGATCCTCGACGCCAAGATGGAAGACGTGGCTTCGGTCCCTGCGGAAGTGATCGCCACCGCCAACGTGGGCTGCATGCTGCAGCTGCGCGTCGGCGTCCAGCGCCGCGGCCTCAAGATGGACGTGAAGCACGTGGTGGAGCTGCTGGACGCGGCCTACTGA
- a CDS encoding FAD-linked oxidase C-terminal domain-containing protein translates to MHFSAVVKRLKKIAGADAVLEREEDLMLYEYDGGFSRGTPRAVVFPRTTEQVSHIMRLAVESGVPIVPRGAGTGLSGGSIARSGAIVLGFSRMNRILEVDLANQRAVVQPGVVNLDLSNAVARDGFYFAPDPSSQKACTIGGNVAENSGGPHTLAYGVTVNHVTGLEVVLPSGEVVEYGGKAAEAMGYDLTGFFVGSEGTLGIATKITVKLTRLPEFVATLLAIFDRIDDAARTVAAITAEGITPAALEMLDGWTLRVVEEATHAGYPLDSGAVLLIELEGLREAVEEQAEAVGEVCRRLRVRELRRARDEQERQRLWAGRKNAFGAVGRISPSYYVQDGVIPRTRIPDTLRHIESVAKKYSLTIGNIFHAGDGNLHPLILFDVRNPEQTRRTLDAGREILEYCVSVGGSITGEHGVGMEKNELMPMLFTDDDLEVMARLRNAFNPDFLLNPQKIFPTTRSCRETMGGTLPGGVPL, encoded by the coding sequence ATGCACTTTTCCGCGGTCGTAAAGCGGCTCAAGAAGATCGCTGGCGCCGACGCGGTCCTCGAGCGCGAAGAGGACCTCATGCTCTACGAGTACGACGGCGGCTTCAGCCGCGGCACGCCTCGCGCTGTCGTCTTTCCCCGGACCACCGAACAGGTTTCCCACATCATGCGCCTGGCGGTGGAGAGCGGCGTGCCCATCGTGCCGCGCGGCGCCGGCACCGGACTGAGCGGCGGCTCCATCGCCCGCAGCGGCGCCATCGTGCTGGGCTTCTCGCGCATGAACCGCATCCTGGAGGTGGACCTCGCAAACCAGCGCGCCGTGGTGCAGCCCGGCGTGGTCAACCTCGACCTCTCGAACGCGGTCGCGCGCGACGGGTTCTACTTCGCCCCCGACCCTTCCAGCCAGAAGGCCTGCACCATCGGCGGCAACGTCGCCGAAAATTCCGGCGGGCCGCACACTCTGGCCTACGGCGTCACCGTGAACCACGTCACTGGGCTGGAGGTGGTGCTGCCCAGCGGGGAGGTGGTGGAGTACGGCGGTAAGGCCGCCGAAGCCATGGGTTACGACCTCACCGGATTCTTCGTTGGCTCAGAAGGCACGCTGGGCATCGCCACCAAGATCACCGTCAAGCTCACACGCCTGCCGGAATTCGTGGCCACGCTGCTGGCCATCTTCGATCGCATCGACGATGCCGCCCGGACCGTCGCCGCCATCACCGCCGAGGGCATCACCCCGGCGGCGCTCGAGATGCTCGACGGCTGGACCCTGCGCGTGGTCGAGGAAGCGACGCACGCCGGCTATCCGCTGGATTCGGGCGCGGTGCTGCTGATCGAGCTCGAAGGACTGCGCGAAGCGGTGGAGGAGCAAGCCGAGGCGGTGGGCGAAGTCTGCCGGCGGCTGCGGGTGCGCGAGCTGCGCCGTGCCCGTGACGAGCAAGAGCGCCAGCGCCTGTGGGCGGGACGCAAGAACGCCTTCGGCGCCGTGGGCCGCATCTCTCCTTCTTATTACGTACAGGACGGCGTCATCCCGCGCACGCGGATCCCCGACACGCTGCGGCACATCGAATCCGTCGCCAAGAAATATTCGCTCACCATCGGCAACATATTCCACGCCGGCGACGGCAACCTGCACCCGCTCATCCTCTTCGACGTCCGCAACCCCGAACAGACCCGGCGCACCCTCGACGCTGGGCGCGAGATCCTCGAGTACTGCGTGAGCGTGGGCGGCTCCATCACCGGCGAGCACGGCGTGGGCATGGAGAAGAACGAACTCATGCCCATGCTCTTCACCGACGATGACCTCGAGGTCATGGCCCGGCTGCGCAACGCCTTCAACCCGGATTTTCTCCTTAATCCGCAGAAAATCTTTCCCACTACCCGCAGTTGCCGGGAGACGATGGGCGGGACGCTGCCCGGCGGAGTCCCGCTATGA
- a CDS encoding CBS domain-containing protein: MSKIRELLNDRPIFQVEADQSVLEVVHYMVDHNIGAVPVLRDGELVGVFSERDLMKRVVAGARSPGSTKVSEVMTPRPHSVSVEESIENCMFLMREHGFRHLPVVEGKELKGFLSLRDLLLHNLSEKDSESRMMSDYIQQTSSRKT; the protein is encoded by the coding sequence ATGTCAAAAATCCGTGAGCTGCTCAATGACCGGCCCATCTTCCAGGTGGAGGCCGATCAGTCGGTCCTCGAGGTCGTGCACTACATGGTGGACCACAACATCGGAGCCGTCCCCGTGCTGCGCGATGGCGAGCTGGTGGGCGTGTTCTCCGAGCGCGACCTGATGAAGCGAGTGGTGGCCGGCGCCCGCAGCCCCGGCTCTACCAAAGTCTCCGAGGTCATGACCCCGCGCCCGCACAGCGTCTCGGTGGAGGAGAGCATCGAGAACTGCATGTTCCTCATGCGGGAGCACGGCTTCCGCCATCTGCCTGTGGTCGAAGGCAAGGAACTTAAGGGCTTCCTCTCCCTGCGCGACCTGCTGCTGCATAACCTCAGCGAGAAGGACAGCGAATCGCGCATGATGAGCGACTACATCCAGCAGACCAGCTCCCGCAAGACCTGA
- a CDS encoding FAD-binding oxidoreductase, with amino-acid sequence MSAAETAVSLARELAAIVGEEHVREDAAALAGLAVEEVAPAVAVAPGSAEEVAAVLRFASGHELTVVPAGGFARQGIGGVPERVDVVLETRRLAALEHYDPGDLTLGAGAGMTLAALDEKLAANQQFIPVASPRPELETLGGLLATAASSPLRHGYGGLRDYCIGVHFVTGDGRIAKGGGRVVKNVAGYDLMKLLIGSFGTLGVIVSANFKVFPRPRQTATFACDFASAAEALAFRDRLLRSALSPICLELVSPRAEEYLREAPPPRNVDDLHPVAPVELEAGAWRVLVRAAGSDAVLARYRRDLSSAVSEELAGEADAAFWRQFLRFEDAVLKRHHNAMMVNVSLSLSAVAGALAAAERALDNNFLPAAVGRFGAGSLALAFLPLLVDPPSAMQYVAAVSAFRGALPRDASAVVVRCPREAKLYFDVWGSSPTDRESMRKVKRALDPAGVLNRGRFVV; translated from the coding sequence ATGAGCGCGGCGGAGACCGCGGTTTCGCTGGCGCGGGAGCTGGCGGCCATCGTGGGCGAGGAGCACGTCCGCGAGGATGCCGCCGCGCTCGCCGGCCTGGCCGTCGAGGAGGTCGCGCCCGCGGTGGCGGTAGCGCCCGGCTCCGCTGAAGAGGTCGCAGCCGTCCTGCGCTTCGCCTCCGGCCACGAACTGACCGTCGTTCCCGCGGGCGGATTCGCGCGGCAGGGAATCGGCGGCGTGCCCGAGCGCGTGGACGTCGTTCTCGAAACCCGCCGCCTGGCCGCGCTCGAGCACTACGACCCCGGCGACCTCACTCTGGGCGCGGGCGCCGGGATGACTCTCGCCGCGCTCGATGAGAAGCTGGCGGCGAATCAGCAGTTCATTCCCGTCGCGTCGCCGCGCCCCGAGCTGGAGACCCTCGGAGGCCTGCTGGCCACGGCCGCCTCCAGCCCGCTCCGCCACGGCTACGGCGGCCTGCGTGACTACTGCATCGGCGTGCATTTCGTCACCGGCGACGGCCGCATCGCCAAGGGCGGCGGCCGCGTGGTGAAAAACGTCGCCGGATACGACCTGATGAAGCTCCTCATCGGCAGCTTCGGGACGCTCGGCGTCATCGTTAGCGCGAACTTCAAAGTCTTCCCGCGCCCGCGCCAGACCGCGACCTTCGCGTGCGACTTCGCTTCGGCGGCGGAGGCCCTTGCTTTCCGCGACCGCTTGCTGCGCTCTGCGCTCAGTCCCATCTGTCTGGAACTGGTTTCACCGCGCGCCGAGGAATACCTGCGCGAGGCTCCGCCGCCTCGCAACGTGGACGACCTCCACCCTGTGGCTCCGGTTGAGCTCGAAGCCGGCGCATGGCGGGTGCTGGTGCGCGCCGCCGGCTCCGATGCCGTCCTCGCCCGCTACCGGCGCGACCTGAGCAGCGCCGTTTCCGAGGAACTGGCCGGCGAGGCCGATGCTGCCTTTTGGCGCCAGTTCCTCCGTTTCGAAGACGCCGTGCTGAAGCGCCATCACAATGCCATGATGGTGAACGTCAGCCTGTCCTTGAGCGCAGTCGCGGGCGCGCTCGCCGCCGCCGAGCGCGCTCTGGACAACAACTTCCTGCCCGCCGCCGTCGGACGCTTCGGCGCGGGCTCGCTGGCGCTCGCCTTCCTGCCGCTGCTGGTGGACCCGCCCTCGGCCATGCAGTACGTGGCTGCGGTGTCGGCATTTCGTGGAGCGCTGCCGCGCGATGCTTCGGCGGTCGTGGTCCGCTGCCCCCGCGAGGCCAAGCTGTACTTCGACGTCTGGGGATCGTCGCCCACCGATCGGGAATCGATGCGCAAGGTGAAGCGCGCGCTGGACCCGGCCGGCGTCCTCAACCGGGGAAGGTTCGTGGTCTGA
- a CDS encoding ACT domain-containing protein has product MAKITQLMIQVENKPGALAKICSELAKVAVNITAIMASRDEKEGIRIVATPHATAKKVLDGLKIPYREEDAVAVRLGDRPGALGKATRKLADNGININYAYGSIVKGEGRALIIMGVSDVNKAADLV; this is encoded by the coding sequence ATGGCAAAGATCACGCAATTGATGATTCAGGTTGAGAACAAGCCCGGCGCGCTGGCCAAAATCTGCTCGGAGCTGGCCAAGGTAGCGGTGAACATCACCGCCATCATGGCTTCTCGAGACGAAAAGGAAGGCATCCGCATCGTGGCCACGCCCCACGCCACCGCCAAGAAGGTGCTCGACGGACTGAAGATCCCCTACCGCGAGGAAGACGCGGTCGCGGTGCGGCTTGGCGACCGCCCGGGCGCGCTAGGCAAAGCCACGCGCAAGCTGGCCGACAACGGCATCAACATCAACTACGCCTACGGCTCCATCGTGAAGGGCGAAGGCCGCGCGCTCATCATCATGGGCGTATCGGATGTGAACAAGGCCGCCGACCTAGTGTAG